Genomic window (Marasmius oreades isolate 03SP1 chromosome 3, whole genome shotgun sequence):
TGAAAGCGTTACGAGCATGGATGAAGGTCGGGTTGCAAGGTAATAAAGAAAAGGAGTCAACGAGAAGCTGTAAAAAGACAGTGTTTCCTTGGGTTCCACTCGCACTTGTTCGAGCAGTGGTGGAGAATCCGCGTGTGCCCACGAGTTGAGCGTACACGTTATGGAGGATGTTTGCCCTATGGAAATGGGGTGTTTTTAAGTTTGAGGAGGTCGAGAACGGGGGAGCGGGTTACTTTTCACTTACCAGACCTATGATTCATTAAGCGAATATTAAAACAAATGAGGTGAGTGTCTAAGGGTAGGTGGTGCAAATAGTTACTTACCTCTCCGATATCTGTCATCATAGGGGTCAGAACATCATTCTGCTATATAATTATGAGGGACCAAACGCACTGTGTTGTTGATTCATCTGACCAATATCGGCATACCTATAACCGTTGGTCGTCGTGGAAGTTGAATAAGGCCTTGTTCTAGCACCCCGAGGGTTGTTATATAGCCAAGGCAAAAACACGAAGTCGGTGATCTGAGGAGAGGCAGAGTGGACGAACCAGCTATTTCGAACGCAATCCATTCAGAAAAAGAGacgcgaaaaaaaaaattgtagCCGAAGAAAATACTCACTCGGCAACGGCGTCGGACCATCCTTCACCCAAACCTCTGGACTCAAGAGTCTGCAAACAAGCGGCTGTACCACCACCAGTCAATCGGTTGCTGAGCCCATGGGTCAGTTCGTGAATTACGATATCATTTGATAGGACGCTATCCCGGTTCGGGTTCGTATAAGTGAATATGTACGTCGTGCACTGTCCAGGTTGACCGCTATTCCACGCCATTTTAACTTTAATTTCCGGAGGCAGACAACACAACATGCTGGAGAGGGTACTTACTCGGGGGGAGTAGCAAAGAAGGCGTTGTTGACTCCAGAAGCATCCTGAACACTGACGAGAACTGGGTCATTCCCGGCACCACCCTTTCCAAGGTTGTCGTACTGGAAGTTGAACTTGCTTTCCGTGAAACCATACTGGTACAACGTATCGTGATAGGCGTTGATCAAGTAGAAAGCATTCGTGCGGGCAGCATCAACGTTAGATCCTGCAGTCGGGCCTACGTTGGGGTTGTACGTGTAGTCAAAGACGAGACCGCTACTGGATTGTTTGGTAGTACCTGTCGTCGCACCCTTATAGGCGACGACGTTGTTACCACTGTCGAGGATCGTCAGTGAATGACAAGGAAGTGGGATACCAAACTCACAAGGTAACGGTGGTATTAACACCTCTTACATAATGCCATCCGCTGGGTGATGCAGAGGGGAGCGAGGGGTTTGTAATAAGTTCGAGGCCCTGTGTAATGTCCTGTTTGTAGATTGGGACAGCACGGTACTGCAATACGGATTAAGCACAAACCATTCCACAGGCGAACGAGTCGTAAGTCACTCACAGAGGCTTCAGCGACAAAGTCGGTGACAGAGACTAATTCCCCAGAGTGTGCATCAACAAGAGCTTCATAGAAGGTCCCAGCATTGTCGTTCTGGACTTGGAAGGCGTGCACCAGAGGAATGGAGCCATCTGGCTGAGCAAGATACTTGACAGTCGGCTCGATGTCGTTCTTTTTGCCTTGCAGAATACCTTCCACCTTTGAAACGACGGTGGAAACATCGATTGATGGTTTGGAATCCGCAGCTTTGGCTGGTAGTATCGCAAATGTTAGCCATGGAATAATATCATCGCACAGAGGGAGACCTACAGGTATCAACGAACGATTGACCAAAAGCGACAACCTTGTTGTTTTTGAATGCAACATTGGCCACAGCATTCGCAATGGGAACACTGTCCTATAGTTAAGCATCAGACAAGTTCCTCGCAATGCATTGGGATTGGAGACTGACATGAAGTTGTTGGGCGTAACCGAACGATTCGCCGTTATCATTGGTATATCCGGACTTGAATGAAACCTTGCCGGAATCTATGTTGAGTTGCGAGGCAACAAACGAAACCGTCTTGTCTTCGATCGGAGCATCGGAAAGCGATGAAGGAGTGTCAAAGCCCTCCCCAAAAGTCTATAATGACGGGTCATTCTGCATTCGAGAATTTAACGAAGAGAGCTGCACAAACACTGTAGTTGGAAGGAGGATGAAATATTTGAACCTTGGCACCATTTCCTAGGTCCTTCACATATTGAGTGCTGTACGTCGCATCCGATGAAGGACTAGGAGCGGCATTGCTGTAGGAGGCATACAAAATGGCGAGAAGCACAGAGGAGAGGAGTCTATTGAAGAAGACCATTTTCGAACTGGGTTTCTGGGTTTAGTTGACTCGCAGAGACTGGGTCAACTGAGATTCTAGGTGGTGGAAATGTATGGCTTTTATCTTGTTTCAATCCGCAATTCCCGGCAAATGCTGTATCGAATTCCTTCCTAAGAGTCCCTCTGCATGCAAAAGACCATCACTGTTGTTCCGAAGTACAAACTTGGGCGCTCATGGGAAGGAGACTTTGAAGGAATAGAATAGAATTAGAGAAGATCATCTTGAATGTTGGGCGAGTGTTTTGCGGCGTCCAAGGGGTCCCGAATTTGCGTTGACAGATTTCATGAGTATCGCACTTCCTTTAGCGGTCATGTAAGAGCATCTTTGGTATCTTATCAAAGAGAACTTCACCACTTACAATAGCCCTCATCAGGACAAAGTCGGATCCGGGTTTGGAGTTTATCGATGTGTTACATTGTGTTTGGTGACTGATGGAATagtgaagctttgaagcttgaaggcgtTCTCCGAAGCAATGGTCAATGTGAAAATTGCACGGCGCATGAGATCTGAGACCGGGCCGGTACGGCGCGGATTTACGTCCACTCCGCATTTTCAGACCCATCAGTCTTTAAAATTTTGACAAATCTCTCGATGGTGTTACACAGAACGATACGGAAAGATCACGGTCAGATACGCTTTTTCATTAGAGTGACCATCATTCTGAATGATTACTTCGAAGGCGTTTCAAGAACAACGACAGAAGGGAAGATTTGGCGAAGATATGAACGTGCTCTTACGCAACAAAGCAGCTGCGAAAATAGTCAGAAACCAAATCCGATGGCCGCCTGCGGCGGATGAAGTTGTTCTGATATGATGGTTCGAGAAGAACGGCAGAACGGTGGTGCATGAAGAACGACAGAACTGTGGTGCATGATGGTTCGAGAAGAACAACAGAACTGTGGTTCAATCGCTCCAAAGAACTGTGTTCTATGTTCGAATCAAAGGGATAGGCCTCGACCATTCTGCATGTCGTCGGACTCAGTTTTGTTTCCGATATTGGCAGTACTATATATTGACCATCTGCATATTCGTTAATCGGACCACCTCAAGCTTCTTTCCTGCCCAAGGCAAGGCATCAACATTATCTTCGTTCCATCAGCTTTCAATTTCTCTGTTGGGATTGCCGTCATTATTGAGTGAGGCCTTGAGAACACCATGATCGAGTGTGCGTTGGTTCACAAATTCCGAGTGAGGCGAGGAAGCTTACAGCATTATAGTACTACAGCGTATTCGGTCTCTATCACCGGTTCATGGCCAGTTGCTGATAACGGCAGAGGtcaagacttgacaaaagGATCTGCTTGGCATTCGTGATGTCTGTCGCCGGATGGGAACGGAGCCTGGCAGTGGAAGGTGATATCGTACTGGAAGTCTAATCAGCCGACTGCAGTCCATGTACAGCTGGAGTGGAACTTGAAGGTTCCGTGACTTAATATCCGAGTCGGGGTAAGTTTTCTGAAAAATTTCACCCTCGGTATCTGACAAACTACTTGCTAGTGCTCAAACGATGGCTTTGAATACGTCTAGTTCATCAAGACTCGTGGTAGAAGATCCGGCGAGCCTTGTTCTGCCATCTATCGGTACCACAAATGGAGGGCATGTCTTCCCCGGCAATACTCTCAAGCATGCCTCATGCAACGTGTGCTCAACGAAATCTGGCTATGTGCGACGCTACAGCGTGGCGCCCTCATCGCAGAGTATTCTACTTGCCGCAGTGGATATGTCCGAAAATCGCCTCTCTAAGGCGTTAAAGATCAAGGTTGGAATAGATGCAGACTCACCGGAAAACCGTCGTGGCATTCGTCTTGATTCTTGAAGTTTACACGCTAGTGGTACAGGTGGCGTACGTctctttatttttctttcacTTCATATCTTATACCTCTTGACTAGGGCATCCCACTCTCGAATTTTAAGCTCTTCGGCCTCAAAGACACAGACTGCTTTTCATTCCAACAATGTCCGACCTCTTTATTCATACGGGCGAGACTCCTTCTAGATGTTTAGTATTATTTGATGACTATAGAGATATGCTATTTCAGCGTAACTTTAACTTTACCTCATGTGAGGTGGTGCGACTTTCACTGCTTCGTTTGGGCCTGGGTCGTATCGGGCTTTTAAGGGTGAAGGGTCGGATCTTGAGACACCTGTACAGTTTGGAATTTGGTTTTCTGATACCACGATTATGAGTTACGAACCTGAAGCAGGTGTATCATACGCTGGTGTGTGATTCTTTCCTACCTTGTATATTTGAGAGTCAGCACTGTTCAGGAAAACACCTCGTGGGCCTACTGCTTAGAATCCTTGCCCGATTGTGTACAATGTACATCAGGAAAATCGAGCAGAGAGGAATGTTAACGAGCTACTACCTAGACGTATACAGGTGCATACTAGCGGTGTCTCTGAGGATATCGCCAAGTCATTATATCCTTCTGTCAGTATCAGATTTCAACCTCCTTACTTATGTGGTTTCCTCGTTTCTTACTTCACTTGCATATGGATAGCTCTGCCGAAGTCATGCAGCAGATCGTGAGACGTTTACCACTCTTGATCCAAGGTTTTCTTTGACTAACGCTCGATTTCTAGATGCAATTTAACAGAGCCGTATTACGATTCGTATCACTGCAACTGGGACACATGCGAATACGAGTACCCGAATGCTTCGCCCTCGGGTGAGCTGATCAGCTACAACCTGTCCAAGTCGACGACCGGCACCCCGAATCTTTCCTGCAAAACCACAAAGCTTGCCATACATAGCAAAATTCTCGCTCTTCTATCAATTCCACCATCCGCCGGACTCTGCGGAGATTCCAAAAACTCTTCTAGAAGCCTGCCAACATACTCCCAACTAGCCCAACCTAATCTTCTTATGACGTTTTCAGTGAGCCGAGTTTTCAGGTACTTCTGGAGTGGCGCCAGCTCACGACTCATCAATCGACTCGACTCCGAGGAATCACCCGATGCCACGGACGCACTGGAACTTGAAGGGCGGGAAAGAGGGGCGTTATATTGAGATTTCGTGCGGTTGAAGATTTCTTCGGTTACAAAGGGTCTCGCTGCTTGACGGAGGATCCATTTCTCCGTGAATACCCATTTACGCTGTTGAGCGCTAGAAGGATCTGTCGGGAGGGACTCGTCACCACGGTTACTGTTTTGAAGTCTGGGCATTATCTTGACTGAGCTAGAAAAATAATACACTGGAATTTAGATGCACTATCAAATTAGAATAGAAGTGCTTTACGGCGGCAGGCTATTCGCGTATTCGACCAAATGATGGTCTAAAAGTGGAGGTCGTCCCTCGACCGAGTTGGACATCTCCATTCGATCTCCAAGGAGATTCAACACGAAATTGGGAAGGCTCGTATGCATACATGTGTGCTTCAGAAATTCAAGAGTCAGTCTTGAAAAAAAAGTCGGGTTACTATACGCACCAATGCACAATGGAGCGGGTGATATTTCCGAGAGACTATATCTGTTCTCGCCCTGGCATTCAATCTCTCGGCGATATTCAAGGAATGATCAGGACTCCCGACTTTGTCGATGATATCCTGACTAAAAACCTGATTATCGAATCCCGCGGTACTCAATACCTTCGGGAAGTAGATCCCTCCTAGCGGCCGGCTACTGTTCGTCGCTTCGGGATCCACCTGACTCAGCGAGAGATGATCTTGCGgcaatttctttccttcaaacTCCTTCAACGCCATGAAGAGCTCCGATGAGGTAGGCAGTGGGATCCCGAGGTCCACCGCTGCGTGGTCAACAGCACTCAGGTAGTCTGCCAGATAGAAAGAGTATCCAGCGAAAACCTCGTCAGCGCCCTCCCCACTCAAGACTACTTTGAATCC
Coding sequences:
- a CDS encoding uncharacterized protein (MEROPS:MER0001400), with product MITANRSVTPNNFIVPIANAVANVAFKNNKVVAFGQSFVDTSKAADSKPSIDVSTVVSKVEGILQGKKNDIEPTVKYLAQPDGSIPLVHAFQVQNDNAGTFYEALVDAHSGELVSVTDFVAEASYRAVPIYKQDITQGLELITNPSLPSASPSGWHYVRGVNTTVTFGNNVVAYKGATTGTTKQSSSGLVFDYTYNPNVGPTAGSNVDAARTNAFYLINAYHDTLYQYGFTESKFNFQYDNLGKGGAGNDPVLVSVQDASGVNNAFFATPPDGQPGQCTTYIFTYTNPNRDSVLSNDIVIHELTHGLSNRLTGGGTAACLQTLESRGLGEGWSDAVADWFVHSASPQITDFVFLPWLYNNPRGARTRPYSTSTTTNGYRYADIGQMNQQHSAFGPS
- a CDS encoding uncharacterized protein (MEROPS:MER0001400), whose protein sequence is MVFFNRLLSSVLLAILYASYSNAAPSPSSDATYSTQYVKDLGNGAKVQIFHPPSNYSTFGEGFDTPSSLSDAPIEDKTVSFVASQLNIDSGKVSFKSGYTNDNGESFGYAQQLHDSVPIANAVANVAFKNNKVVAFGQSFVDTSKAADSKPSIDVSTVVSKVEGILQGKKNDIEPTVKYLAQPDGSIPLVHAFQVQNDNAGTFYEALVDAHSGELVSVTDFVAEASYRAVPIYKQDITQGLELITNPSLPSASPSGWHYVRGVNTTVTFGNNVVAYKGATTGTTKQSSSGLVFDYTYNPNVGPTAGSNVDAARTNAFYLINAYHDTLYQYGFTESKFNFQYDNLGKGGAGNDPVLVSVQDASGVNNAFFATPPDGQPGQCTTYIFTYTNPNRDSVLSNDIVIHELTHGLSNRLTGGGTAACLQTLESRGLGEGWSDAVADWFVHSASPQITDFVFLPWLYNNPRGARTRPYSTSTTTNGYRYADIGQMNQQHSAFGPS